In a single window of the Nocardioides sp. L-11A genome:
- a CDS encoding thioesterase family protein codes for MRHRYDCPLRWGDIDQLNHVNNVKYVDYLQEARGALLHACRTAAGVEHHHNVAYVVRRHEVTFRAPLRFHFQSVSIESWVSEIRAASFTLDHEVFEEQPDGTRTVYLRARTVLAPFVLETGLPRRLDDQERNALAPYAELGDRRSRPVLVTVPRDRAAHYPVQVRFSDLDVYRHVNNVKYFEYFQEARIASLGRLRQGLRDFPRIASVIAQADVEYVAPITLRPQSYDAWSVIPRIGTRSMVIDSEITDGTGAAAEGTVLARSTVTLVFFDVETQRSVTPPPGFREALVDALGDMVVG; via the coding sequence GTGCGGCATCGCTACGACTGCCCCCTGCGCTGGGGTGACATCGACCAGCTGAACCACGTCAACAACGTGAAGTACGTCGACTACCTCCAAGAGGCGCGGGGCGCGCTCCTTCACGCCTGCCGGACGGCCGCGGGGGTCGAACACCACCACAACGTCGCCTACGTCGTACGCCGCCACGAGGTCACCTTCCGGGCGCCGCTGCGCTTCCATTTCCAGTCGGTGTCCATCGAGTCCTGGGTGAGCGAGATCCGCGCCGCCAGCTTCACCCTCGACCACGAGGTGTTCGAGGAGCAGCCCGACGGCACCCGCACGGTCTACCTGCGCGCGCGCACCGTGCTGGCGCCCTTCGTCCTGGAGACCGGGCTGCCGCGCCGCCTCGACGACCAGGAGCGCAACGCCCTCGCGCCGTACGCCGAGCTCGGGGACCGGCGCTCGCGCCCGGTGCTGGTGACCGTGCCGCGCGACCGGGCGGCGCACTATCCGGTGCAGGTCCGCTTCTCCGACCTCGACGTCTACCGCCACGTCAACAACGTCAAGTACTTCGAGTACTTCCAGGAAGCCCGGATCGCCTCCCTCGGCCGACTGCGGCAGGGGCTGCGCGACTTCCCCCGGATCGCGAGCGTGATCGCCCAGGCCGATGTCGAGTACGTCGCCCCGATCACCCTGCGGCCCCAGTCGTACGACGCCTGGTCGGTGATCCCGCGGATCGGCACCCGGTCGATGGTCATCGACTCGGAGATCACCGACGGCACCGGCGCCGCCGCCGAGGGCACGGTGCTGGCCCGCTCGACGGTGACCCTCGTCTTCTTCGACGTCGAGACCCAGCGCTCGGTGACGCCCCCGCCGGGCTTCCGGGAGGCGCTCGTCGACGCCCTCGGCGACATGGTCGTGGGCTGA
- a CDS encoding enoyl-CoA hydratase-related protein, protein MTLQVSDEHRVRTLTLDRPEALNAFNEELYDATAEALLAAAADPEVAVVLLTGAGRAFSAGTDLLEMHQLATNPDFPRGAHGFIGLVDALVDFPKPLVVAVNGLGLGIGATILGFADLGFMADDSRLKCPFTSLGVAPEAASSYLFPALVGRQNAAWTLLSSSWISATEAREMGLVKQVCAPADLMPTARRHAEVLAAKPISSLVAVKRTMTEPHRAAIRAARDRENAAFAELMGGPANLEALAAFAEGREPDFTRLPPGW, encoded by the coding sequence ATGACGTTGCAGGTGTCCGACGAGCACCGGGTCCGCACCCTGACCCTCGACCGCCCCGAGGCGCTGAACGCCTTCAACGAGGAGCTGTACGACGCCACGGCGGAGGCACTTCTCGCCGCGGCCGCCGATCCCGAGGTCGCCGTCGTACTCCTGACCGGAGCCGGCCGCGCCTTCAGCGCCGGCACCGACCTGCTGGAGATGCACCAGCTGGCGACGAACCCCGACTTCCCCCGGGGCGCACACGGCTTCATCGGCCTCGTCGATGCGCTGGTGGACTTCCCGAAGCCGCTCGTCGTGGCCGTCAACGGGCTCGGCCTGGGCATCGGGGCGACGATCCTCGGGTTCGCCGACCTCGGCTTCATGGCGGACGACTCCCGGCTCAAGTGCCCGTTCACCTCACTCGGGGTCGCGCCCGAGGCCGCGTCGTCGTACCTGTTCCCAGCGCTGGTCGGCCGCCAGAACGCGGCCTGGACGCTGCTGTCCTCGTCCTGGATCAGTGCGACCGAGGCCCGGGAGATGGGACTGGTCAAACAGGTGTGCGCACCCGCGGACCTGATGCCGACGGCGCGCCGGCACGCCGAGGTGCTCGCCGCCAAGCCGATCTCGTCGCTCGTCGCGGTCAAGCGGACCATGACCGAGCCGCACCGCGCCGCGATCCGGGCCGCCCGCGACCGCGAGAACGCCGCCTTCGCCGAGCTGATGGGCGGACCGGCCAACCTCGAGGCGCTGGCCGCGTTCGCCGAGGGGCGCGAGCCCGACTTCACCCGGCTGCCGCCGGGCTGGTGA
- a CDS encoding CHAP domain-containing protein codes for MRTPGRTARWGTTTAASTLLASYLVLAGPSTPTTSDPVLPSAGTTYLCSGYAACNAAGYSDAGYGAANGTMYWQMYAGHNCTNYAAYRMIRAGMPNKRPWTGSGNASEWGKFMSSITDQTPNVGAIAWWGKYANGSGSAGHLAYIERVVSPDEIIVSEDSWGGTFHWRSITRASGRWPSGFIHFVDRPTTPTPTPTPEQPVEPVFTQTGAPVVNGPLVVDTTISATAGSWSPVPAENRWRWFADGVRLADNITPNLPLTADLLGKQISLRVVAKQEGYTTYVSPFYDIGPVVAGVVHPTAPASLTGTPELGQVLTVTPGGYDQPDATPSYQWLRDGAPIAGATGATYQLAAEDVGTSVAVQVTGAKPQFLSHTETLPATPRVTSPAVVTLKTKSKNGRAIAKVRVTAAGKLPVKGKVLVRIGSWKGEVRLRDGKVKVKVPMARGAKAVRVRYLGSAVVPRSPKVTGTVEVS; via the coding sequence ATGCGCACTCCAGGACGGACCGCGCGTTGGGGGACCACGACCGCAGCCAGCACCCTGCTGGCGTCGTACCTCGTCCTCGCCGGTCCCTCGACCCCCACGACCTCGGACCCGGTGCTCCCATCGGCCGGGACCACCTACCTGTGCAGTGGTTATGCCGCCTGCAACGCCGCGGGCTACTCCGACGCCGGGTACGGCGCCGCGAACGGCACCATGTACTGGCAGATGTACGCCGGTCACAACTGCACCAACTACGCCGCCTACCGGATGATCCGGGCGGGGATGCCCAACAAGCGGCCGTGGACCGGCAGCGGCAACGCCAGCGAGTGGGGCAAGTTCATGAGCTCCATCACCGACCAGACGCCGAACGTCGGTGCCATCGCGTGGTGGGGCAAGTACGCGAACGGCTCCGGCTCCGCCGGCCACCTCGCCTACATCGAGCGGGTCGTGTCGCCGGACGAGATCATCGTCTCCGAGGACTCGTGGGGCGGCACCTTCCACTGGCGCTCGATCACCCGGGCCAGCGGGCGGTGGCCGAGCGGGTTCATCCACTTCGTGGACCGCCCGACCACGCCGACGCCGACTCCGACGCCGGAGCAGCCGGTCGAGCCCGTCTTCACCCAGACCGGCGCCCCCGTCGTGAACGGCCCCCTCGTCGTGGACACGACCATCAGCGCCACCGCCGGCTCCTGGTCCCCGGTGCCCGCGGAGAACCGGTGGCGCTGGTTCGCCGACGGCGTCCGGCTCGCCGACAACATCACGCCGAACCTGCCGCTCACCGCCGACCTCCTGGGCAAGCAGATCAGCCTCCGGGTGGTCGCGAAGCAGGAGGGCTACACCACCTACGTCTCGCCGTTCTACGACATCGGCCCCGTCGTCGCCGGCGTGGTGCACCCGACGGCGCCGGCCTCCCTGACCGGTACGCCGGAGCTGGGCCAGGTGCTCACCGTGACGCCTGGCGGCTACGACCAGCCGGACGCGACGCCGAGCTACCAGTGGCTGCGCGACGGCGCGCCGATCGCGGGCGCCACCGGGGCGACGTACCAGCTGGCCGCCGAGGACGTCGGCACGTCGGTCGCGGTCCAGGTGACCGGCGCGAAGCCGCAGTTCCTGTCCCACACCGAGACCCTTCCCGCGACGCCGCGGGTGACCAGTCCGGCCGTCGTCACCTTGAAGACCAAGTCGAAGAACGGACGGGCCATCGCCAAGGTGCGCGTGACCGCAGCGGGGAAGCTGCCGGTCAAGGGCAAGGTGCTGGTCCGGATCGGCTCATGGAAGGGCGAGGTCCGGCTCCGCGACGGCAAGGTGAAGGTCAAGGTGCCGATGGCCCGAGGCGCGAAGGCGGTGCGGGTGCGCTATCTCGGCTCGGCGGTCGTGCCGCGGTCCCCGAAGGTGACCGGGACCGTCGAGGTGTCGTGA
- a CDS encoding DUF5130 family protein, which yields MSTPTLSATERAALDVTIRTAEQACRAEISVFVGSASGDPRDFATSLHNTLVLPARSILIMVDPERRVVEIVTGGHTRERLTDDESRQAVAAMTEAFASGDLAGGLTRGIELLGELAKD from the coding sequence ATGAGCACCCCGACCCTGAGCGCCACCGAGCGCGCCGCCCTCGACGTCACCATCCGCACCGCCGAACAGGCCTGCCGCGCCGAGATCTCGGTGTTCGTGGGCTCGGCGAGCGGCGACCCCCGGGACTTCGCGACCAGCCTGCACAACACGCTGGTCCTGCCCGCGCGCAGCATCCTGATCATGGTCGACCCGGAGCGCCGGGTCGTCGAGATCGTCACGGGCGGCCACACCCGCGAGCGGCTCACCGACGACGAGTCGCGGCAGGCGGTCGCCGCGATGACCGAGGCGTTCGCGTCCGGCGACCTCGCGGGTGGTCTGACTCGTGGCATCGAGTTGCTGGGCGAGCTCGCCAAGGACTGA
- a CDS encoding acetyl-CoA C-acetyltransferase, translating into MPEAVIVSAARTPIGRANKGSLKDFRPDDLTALIAQAALDKIPALDPNDVDDLLLGCGLPGGEAGNNMARVVTTLMGYEIPGATITRYCSSSVQTSRMAFHAIKAGEGDVFISAGVETVSRFQFGTSDHIPNTKNPLFVDAQQRTEEYAQGGKDWHDPREDGALPDIYIAMGQTAENVARLRGLKREDLDHFAVRSQNLAEKAIADGFWEREITPVTLADGTVVTQDDGPRAGVTYDAISQLQPVFRPDGVVTAGNCCPLNDGAAAVVIMSDTKAAELGLTPLARIVSTGVSGLSPEIMGLGPVEATRNALKYAGMTIDDIDLAEINEAFAAQVLPSAEDLGIPIEKLNVNGGAIAVGHPFGMTGARLQNTMLNSLQWHDKSTGLITMCVGGGQGMAMIVERLS; encoded by the coding sequence ATGCCCGAGGCCGTGATCGTTTCCGCCGCTCGTACGCCGATCGGACGGGCCAACAAGGGATCGCTCAAGGACTTCCGTCCCGACGACCTGACGGCGCTCATCGCCCAGGCCGCGCTGGACAAGATCCCCGCGCTCGACCCCAACGACGTCGACGACCTCCTCCTCGGCTGCGGCCTGCCCGGCGGCGAGGCCGGCAACAACATGGCTCGCGTCGTCACCACGCTGATGGGCTACGAGATCCCCGGAGCCACCATCACCCGCTACTGCTCCTCCTCGGTGCAGACCTCGCGGATGGCCTTCCACGCGATCAAGGCCGGCGAGGGCGACGTGTTCATCTCGGCCGGCGTCGAGACCGTCTCGCGCTTCCAGTTCGGGACCTCCGACCACATCCCCAACACCAAGAACCCCCTCTTCGTCGACGCCCAGCAGCGCACCGAGGAGTACGCCCAGGGCGGCAAGGACTGGCACGATCCGCGCGAGGACGGCGCCCTCCCCGACATCTACATCGCGATGGGCCAGACCGCCGAGAACGTCGCGCGCCTGCGCGGCCTCAAGCGCGAGGACCTCGACCACTTCGCGGTCCGCTCGCAGAACCTCGCCGAGAAGGCCATCGCCGACGGCTTCTGGGAGCGCGAGATCACTCCCGTCACCCTCGCCGACGGCACCGTCGTGACGCAGGACGACGGCCCGCGCGCCGGCGTCACCTATGACGCGATCTCGCAGCTGCAGCCGGTCTTCCGCCCCGACGGCGTCGTCACCGCCGGCAACTGCTGCCCGCTCAACGACGGCGCCGCCGCCGTCGTCATCATGTCCGACACCAAGGCCGCCGAGCTGGGCCTGACTCCCCTCGCCCGGATCGTGTCCACCGGCGTCTCCGGCCTCTCCCCCGAGATCATGGGTCTGGGCCCGGTCGAAGCGACCCGGAACGCGCTGAAGTACGCCGGCATGACCATCGACGACATCGATCTCGCCGAGATCAACGAGGCCTTCGCCGCCCAGGTGCTGCCGTCCGCCGAGGACCTCGGCATCCCGATCGAGAAGCTGAACGTCAACGGCGGCGCCATCGCCGTCGGGCACCCGTTCGGCATGACCGGCGCCCGCCTGCAGAACACGATGCTCAACTCCCTGCAGTGGCACGACAAGTCCACGGGCCTGATCACCATGTGCGTGGGTGGCGGCCAGGGCATGGCGATGATCGTGGAGCGCCTCAGCTGA
- a CDS encoding mechanosensitive ion channel family protein, with the protein MESPCADGETVCDLTWDVTGNRRLSEWSDVLIGTPLAIVGLILLGLVIRWLLHRVVDRVARRAERGVLPERVESAVAARRKQRAATMSGVLKSIITFVIVAIVGTMVLSEVGVDIAPIIASAGIIGIALGFGAQSLVKDFLAGIFIFIEDQYGVGDVVDVGDANGTVELVTLRMTRLRDINGTVWYVPNGEIVRVGNKSQNWSRAVVDVGVGYAEDLARVQRVLREVAHDLWEDDEFRQVIIEEPEVTGVEMLAPDSVTLRVMVKTAPLEQWAVARALRQRIKARFDHEGIEIPFAQRVVWHREDRRHLGEQDPAATAAEREG; encoded by the coding sequence ATGGAGAGCCCCTGCGCCGATGGAGAGACCGTCTGCGACCTGACCTGGGACGTGACCGGGAACCGCCGCCTGTCCGAGTGGTCCGACGTCCTGATCGGGACACCGCTCGCCATCGTCGGCCTGATCCTGCTCGGCCTGGTCATCCGCTGGCTGCTGCACCGGGTCGTCGACCGGGTCGCCCGGCGGGCCGAGCGGGGTGTGCTGCCCGAGCGGGTGGAGAGCGCGGTCGCCGCCCGGCGCAAGCAGCGGGCGGCGACCATGAGCGGTGTCCTGAAGAGCATCATCACGTTCGTCATCGTCGCGATCGTCGGCACCATGGTGCTCAGCGAGGTCGGGGTCGACATCGCCCCGATCATCGCCAGCGCGGGCATCATCGGCATCGCGCTCGGCTTCGGCGCGCAGTCGCTGGTCAAGGACTTCCTGGCGGGCATCTTCATCTTCATCGAGGACCAGTACGGCGTCGGCGACGTGGTCGACGTGGGCGACGCCAACGGCACCGTCGAGCTGGTCACGCTGCGGATGACCCGGCTGCGCGACATCAACGGCACGGTCTGGTACGTCCCCAACGGCGAGATCGTCCGGGTCGGCAACAAGAGCCAGAACTGGTCGCGCGCGGTCGTCGACGTCGGCGTCGGGTACGCCGAGGACCTGGCCCGGGTGCAGCGTGTGCTGCGGGAGGTCGCCCACGACCTGTGGGAGGACGACGAGTTCCGTCAGGTGATCATCGAGGAGCCGGAGGTGACCGGTGTCGAGATGCTCGCCCCCGACTCGGTGACCCTGCGGGTGATGGTCAAGACCGCTCCGCTCGAGCAGTGGGCCGTGGCCCGGGCCCTGCGGCAGCGGATCAAGGCGCGCTTCGACCACGAGGGCATCGAGATCCCCTTCGCGCAGCGGGTCGTGTGGCACCGCGAGGACCGCCGGCACCTCGGCGAGCAGGACCCCGCTGCCACCGCCGCGGAGCGCGAGGGATGA
- the pepN gene encoding aminopeptidase N, translated as MPGTNLTRDEAATRAALVDVTSYVIDLDLSGATQEGVQTFGSTTTLTFTCRQPGSATFADLVDATVHEITLNGTPLDPAAAYADSRIALPDLQAENVLVVRADCTYSNSGEGLHHFVDPADGKVYLYSQFEVPDARRVFTTFEQPDLKAPFTFNVTAPEHWKVVSNAATPEPTSAGEGTALWAFPATKPMSTYITAIVAGDYYEVQDVYEGAHGTIPLGHYSRQSLKEYLERDREEIVTLTKQGFAFFEEAFGYPYPFGKYDQLYVPEYNMGAMENAGAVTLRDEYLPRSRQPRSFYEFRASVILHEMAHMWFGDLVTMKWWDDLWLNESFAEWACYHAEALATSYDDAWTGFTNARKQTGYRADSLPSTHPIAADNVDLHAVEVNFDMITYAKGAAVLKQLVAWVGLDPFLAGLKQYFRDHAFGNTEFTDLLTALEKASGRELTGWAQEWLQTAGTNTLSPAFELAADGTFASFAVNQSAPQDHPTLRRHRVGIGFYNSSDQGRLVRTDYVEVDVEGARTELAELVGKAQPELLLLNDQDLAFAKIRLDERSRATAVARLSDLDDSLARALVWSAAWDMTRDAELAATDFVELVLGNIGQETDAWGVSRIPVYAAQAVALYSDPARRTELAVRWEQGLRALLAAAEPGTDHQLTFARAYAAAATSEAAVADVEAILDGSLVFEGLAVDQDLRWALLTHLARVGRADDARIDGELAQDNTISGQEKSAAARAAQGSAAAKERAWTQALLDPSVPNETQRSVVFAFWQTGQEDVLTPYVERYLAEVAGTWERLGSHKASVALEHIFPRLIATQATLDAVDAWLDANAASVNPGAIRYVREGRADVARALAAQATDAQR; from the coding sequence ATGCCCGGCACCAACCTCACCCGCGACGAGGCGGCTACCCGCGCCGCCCTCGTCGACGTGACGTCCTACGTGATCGACCTCGACCTCTCCGGCGCGACGCAGGAGGGCGTGCAGACCTTCGGGTCCACCACGACCCTGACCTTCACCTGCCGCCAGCCCGGCTCGGCGACCTTCGCCGACCTGGTCGACGCGACGGTCCACGAGATCACCCTCAACGGCACGCCGCTGGACCCCGCCGCGGCGTACGCCGACAGCCGGATCGCGCTGCCCGACCTCCAGGCCGAGAACGTGCTGGTCGTCAGGGCCGACTGCACCTACTCCAACTCCGGCGAGGGCCTGCACCACTTCGTCGACCCCGCCGACGGCAAGGTCTACCTCTACTCCCAGTTCGAGGTCCCCGACGCGCGCCGGGTGTTCACCACCTTCGAGCAGCCCGACCTCAAGGCGCCGTTCACATTCAACGTGACCGCTCCGGAGCACTGGAAGGTCGTCTCCAACGCGGCCACTCCCGAGCCCACCTCGGCCGGCGAGGGCACCGCGCTCTGGGCGTTCCCGGCGACCAAGCCGATGTCGACGTACATCACCGCGATCGTCGCCGGCGACTACTACGAGGTCCAGGACGTCTACGAGGGCGCCCACGGCACCATCCCGCTGGGCCACTACAGCCGGCAGTCGCTCAAGGAGTACCTCGAGCGCGACCGCGAAGAGATCGTCACCCTCACCAAGCAGGGCTTCGCCTTCTTCGAGGAGGCCTTCGGCTACCCGTACCCCTTCGGCAAGTACGACCAGCTCTACGTGCCGGAGTACAACATGGGCGCGATGGAGAACGCCGGCGCGGTGACCCTGCGCGACGAGTACCTCCCCCGCTCGCGCCAGCCGCGCTCCTTCTACGAGTTCCGCGCGTCGGTGATCCTGCACGAGATGGCGCACATGTGGTTCGGCGACCTCGTGACCATGAAGTGGTGGGACGACCTGTGGCTCAACGAGTCCTTCGCCGAGTGGGCCTGCTACCACGCCGAGGCCCTCGCCACGTCGTACGACGACGCGTGGACCGGTTTCACCAACGCCCGCAAGCAGACCGGCTACCGCGCCGACTCGCTGCCCTCGACGCACCCGATCGCGGCCGACAACGTCGACCTGCACGCCGTCGAGGTCAACTTCGACATGATCACCTACGCCAAGGGCGCGGCGGTCCTCAAGCAGCTCGTCGCCTGGGTGGGCCTCGACCCGTTCCTGGCCGGGCTCAAGCAGTACTTCCGCGACCACGCGTTCGGCAACACCGAGTTCACCGACCTGCTGACCGCGCTCGAGAAGGCCTCGGGCCGCGAGCTCACCGGCTGGGCCCAGGAGTGGCTGCAGACCGCGGGCACCAACACCCTCTCCCCCGCCTTCGAGCTGGCCGCCGACGGCACCTTCGCCTCGTTCGCGGTCAACCAGAGCGCACCCCAGGACCACCCGACGCTGCGCCGGCACCGGGTCGGCATCGGCTTCTACAACAGCTCCGACCAGGGCCGCCTGGTCCGCACCGACTATGTCGAGGTCGATGTGGAGGGCGCCCGCACCGAGCTGGCCGAGCTGGTCGGCAAGGCCCAGCCGGAGCTGCTGCTGCTCAACGACCAGGACCTGGCCTTCGCCAAGATCCGCCTCGACGAGCGCTCGCGCGCGACCGCCGTCGCGCGGCTCTCCGACCTCGACGACTCGCTGGCCCGGGCGCTGGTCTGGAGCGCCGCCTGGGACATGACCCGCGACGCCGAGCTGGCCGCCACCGACTTCGTCGAGCTGGTGCTCGGCAATATCGGCCAGGAGACCGACGCCTGGGGCGTCAGCCGGATCCCCGTCTACGCCGCGCAGGCGGTCGCGCTCTACAGCGACCCGGCGCGGCGTACCGAGCTCGCGGTGCGCTGGGAGCAGGGCCTGCGCGCCCTGCTGGCCGCCGCCGAGCCCGGCACCGACCACCAGCTCACCTTCGCGCGGGCCTACGCCGCGGCGGCCACGAGCGAGGCGGCTGTGGCCGACGTCGAGGCGATCCTCGACGGATCGCTGGTCTTCGAGGGCCTCGCGGTCGACCAGGACCTGCGGTGGGCGCTGCTCACCCACCTGGCGCGCGTGGGCCGGGCCGACGACGCCCGCATCGACGGCGAGCTCGCGCAGGACAACACCATCTCCGGCCAGGAGAAGTCCGCCGCCGCCCGCGCCGCCCAGGGCAGTGCCGCCGCCAAGGAACGCGCCTGGACCCAGGCCCTGCTCGACCCGTCGGTGCCCAACGAGACGCAGCGCAGCGTTGTCTTCGCGTTCTGGCAGACCGGGCAGGAGGACGTGCTCACGCCGTACGTCGAGCGCTACCTCGCCGAGGTCGCCGGCACCTGGGAGCGACTCGGCAGCCACAAGGCCTCGGTCGCGCTGGAGCACATCTTCCCGCGCCTGATCGCCACGCAGGCCACGCTCGACGCCGTCGACGCCTGGCTCGACGCGAACGCCGCGTCGGTCAACCCGGGCGCGATCCGCTACGTCCGCGAGGGTCGCGCCGACGTCGCCCGGGCGCTCGCCGCCCAGGCGACCGACGCCCAGCGATAG
- a CDS encoding sigma-70 family RNA polymerase sigma factor, whose translation MGTRPVRADDELVTAAKRGDATAWRELYRAHAGRLLLWLEARATPGGEAPDDLAAAAWLVAAERIADFTGSSSDFGGWLFGIARKHAANASRRTATRIKGLDTLAADAERTVADPETGLLSDEWIRHALAALPPRERDVVACTEVLDLDVGQTAAALGMTAVAVRVARHRGLKRLRARLGDPPPASPGTE comes from the coding sequence GTGGGGACACGTCCGGTGCGGGCCGACGACGAGCTCGTCACTGCCGCGAAGCGCGGTGACGCCACCGCGTGGCGCGAGCTCTATCGCGCCCACGCCGGCCGGCTGCTGCTGTGGCTGGAGGCACGCGCCACCCCCGGCGGGGAGGCCCCGGACGACCTCGCGGCCGCGGCCTGGCTGGTCGCCGCCGAACGGATCGCCGACTTCACCGGGAGCTCGTCGGACTTCGGCGGGTGGCTGTTCGGCATCGCCCGCAAGCATGCCGCGAACGCGTCCCGGCGCACGGCCACCCGGATCAAGGGGCTCGACACCCTGGCCGCCGACGCCGAGCGGACGGTCGCGGATCCCGAGACCGGCCTGCTGTCCGACGAGTGGATCCGGCACGCCCTGGCGGCGCTGCCGCCGCGGGAGCGCGACGTCGTGGCCTGCACCGAGGTGCTCGACCTCGACGTCGGCCAGACGGCCGCGGCCCTCGGCATGACGGCGGTCGCCGTCCGGGTCGCCCGCCACCGCGGCCTCAAACGGCTGCGGGCCCGGCTCGGCGACCCGCCTCCGGCCTCCCCGGGCACCGAATAG
- a CDS encoding globin, which produces MSEETSFYEEIGGFETFRRIVARFYEGVAADEVLRPMYPEEDLGPAKERFLLFLVQYWGGPTTYSATRGHPRLRMRHAPFAVNADARDRWLTHFRAGLDSVDLTPEQDARFWEYVTHAATFMVNTPG; this is translated from the coding sequence ATGAGCGAGGAGACGAGCTTCTACGAGGAGATCGGCGGGTTCGAGACCTTCCGGCGGATCGTGGCGAGGTTCTACGAGGGCGTGGCCGCCGACGAGGTGCTCCGCCCGATGTACCCCGAGGAGGACCTCGGCCCGGCCAAGGAGCGGTTCCTGCTCTTCCTCGTGCAGTACTGGGGCGGCCCGACCACCTACTCCGCGACCCGCGGGCACCCGCGGCTGCGGATGCGCCACGCCCCCTTCGCGGTGAACGCCGACGCGCGGGACCGCTGGCTGACGCACTTCCGCGCCGGACTCGACAGCGTCGACCTCACCCCGGAGCAGGACGCCCGCTTCTGGGAGTACGTCACCCACGCCGCCACCTTCATGGTGAACACCCCCGGCTGA
- a CDS encoding DsbA family protein, which produces MAENSAPASAPHRADFWFDPLCPFAWITSRWIIEVEQVRDIEVHWHVMSLGYLNKDKDIPEEYRTILAPAWGPVRVLIAAQERYGDKVLRPLYDAFGQRIHLDGRSLHEQPDGGLALIAEVLAEVGLDADLVEAATDASYDDAVARSHHEGMDAVGDDVGTPTIHIDGSAFFGPVLSKIPRGEEAGRLWDGCVAVASFPYFYELKRTRTGGLDFS; this is translated from the coding sequence ATGGCTGAGAACTCCGCGCCCGCGTCGGCGCCCCACCGCGCCGACTTCTGGTTCGACCCGCTGTGCCCCTTCGCCTGGATCACGTCGCGCTGGATCATCGAGGTCGAGCAGGTGCGCGACATCGAGGTCCACTGGCACGTCATGAGCCTGGGGTACCTCAACAAGGACAAGGACATCCCGGAGGAGTACCGCACCATCCTCGCTCCGGCCTGGGGGCCGGTGCGGGTGCTGATCGCGGCCCAGGAGCGCTACGGCGACAAGGTGCTGCGCCCGCTGTACGACGCGTTCGGCCAGCGGATCCACCTCGACGGCCGGTCGCTCCACGAGCAGCCGGACGGCGGGCTCGCGCTGATCGCCGAGGTCCTGGCCGAGGTCGGTCTCGACGCCGACCTGGTCGAGGCGGCCACCGATGCGTCGTACGACGACGCGGTCGCGCGCTCGCACCACGAGGGCATGGACGCGGTCGGCGACGACGTCGGGACGCCGACCATCCACATCGACGGCTCCGCCTTCTTCGGTCCGGTGCTCTCGAAGATCCCGCGCGGCGAGGAGGCCGGACGGCTGTGGGACGGCTGTGTGGCCGTCGCGTCCTTCCCCTACTTCTACGAGCTCAAGCGGACGCGGACCGGGGGCCTCGACTTCTCGTAG